From a region of the Bradysia coprophila strain Holo2 chromosome X unlocalized genomic scaffold, BU_Bcop_v1 contig_173, whole genome shotgun sequence genome:
- the LOC119068245 gene encoding uncharacterized protein LOC119068245, producing the protein MTLLRNIGTVVIVVLANVKFSHPAGMTDDNSVIDLNDILSEKLMPASLFFMETNLPEQKFQSEFRTLDNDTGTFESSYDGTFNNAYSTMGFHRKMMKEYLCSNFLAEQILSEVAPTHFQSRLGFAATTTSNSTESDRKVSRSIKTSDIQDSMRYDQGSTGYKDWLTKTATMDDIYRHIMMAPTPSNNSLISSTLLTNKLARRQDKNDENEYEEGDVTGYAMQHPGVMLQNSNDGMPSHMNPMLDNLHNHHTHSVNHVAGNKIGYEHYGDAGYDKGSKEMGLKDLFDIALTTLAFLSFGMFILQVLMCITMTKPDTGMMMMPMTDMGGGGGEEPAELLIDASTEEVRRKRRSAEPIAMLYMNELSRKILLSIDAVQIADQDNGKCLWNAICENNKYSRELKDNQRLWIPVWGLGLSWLSSKVTPKKSYTSILESLKAAAFGLGNADCLKLFPCDVHLQRKLKIKRRQTREASNHIFEWNV; encoded by the exons ATGACGTTGTTGCGAAACATTGGCACGGTCGTTATTGTTGTTCTGGCGAATGTGAAATTTTCCCATCCAGCCGGGATGACGGATGACAATTCTGTGATTGATCTGAATGATATTCTCAGTGAAAAGTTAATGCCGGCCTCGTTGTTTTTCATGGAAACAAATCTGCCAGAACAAAAGTTTCAAAGTGAATTTCGTACATTGGATAATGACACCGGGACCTTCGAAAGTAGTTACGATGGGACGTTCAATAATGCCTATTCAACGATGGGATTTCATAG AAAAATGATGAAAGAATATCTATGCAGTAATTTCCTAGCCGAACAGATTTTGAGTGAAGTGGCTCCAACACACTTTCAGTCCAGACTCGGATttgcagcaacaacaacaa GTAATTCTACCGAATCAGATCGCAAAGTTTCCCGGTCCATCAAAACAAGTGACATCCAAGATTCTATGCGTTACGATCAAGGTTCCACCGGATACAAAGACTGGTTGACAAA AACTGCTACAATGGATGATATTTACCGTCACATAATGATGGCACCGACACCATCGAATAATTCACTAATTTCATCGACTTTGCTCACAAATAAACTTGCACGACGTCAAGATAAAAATGATGAGAACGAGTATGAAGAAGGTGATGTGACTGGGTATGCTATGCAACATCCTGGTGTTATG TTGCAGAATTCAAATGATGGCATGCCATCCCATATGAATCCAATGCTGGACAATCTGCACAATCATCATACCCATTCAGTTAATCATGTCGCCGGAAATAAAATAG GATACGAACATTACGGAGACGCAGGTTACGATAAGGGCTCAAAAGAAATGGGCCTAAAGGATTTATTTGACATTGCATTGACCACATTAGCCTTTTTATCGTTCGGAATGTTCATACTGCAAGTATTAATGTGCATCACAATG ACAAAGCCAGACACTGGAATGATGATGATGCCAATGACGGATATGGGGGGAGGTGGTGGAGAAGAGCCTGCAGAACTGTTGATTGATGCTAGTACTGAAGAGGTCCGAAGAAAACGTCGCTCTGCGGAACCTATTGCAATGCTTTAC ATGAACGAACTGTCGCGAAAAATTCTGCTTTCAATAGACGCCGTTCAAATAGCAGATCAAGATAACGGAAAATGCTTATGGAATgcaatttgtgaaaataacaaatattCCAGAGAGCTGAAGGACAATCAAAGACTTTGGATTCCAGTCTGGGG CTTGGGATTGAGCTGGTTATCTTCCAAAGTGACACCGAAAAAATCCTACACATCAATTCTGGAAAGTTTAAAGGCAGCTGCTTTTGGATTAG GGAATGCAGACTGCTTGAAACTATTTCCATGTGATGTTCATTTGCAgcgtaaattaaaaataaaacgacgACAAACGAGAGAAGCGAGTAatcacatttttgaatggaatgtTTAG
- the LOC119068255 gene encoding casein kinase II subunit alpha has translation MTLPSAARVYADVNSHKPREYWDYENYVVDWANQDDYQLVRKLGRGKYSEVFEAINVTNNEKCVVKILKPVKKKKIKREIKILENLRGGTNIITLLAVVKDPVSRTPALIFEHVNNTDFKQLYQTLNDYDIRYYLYELLKALDYCHSMGIMHRDVKPHNVMIDHENRKLRLIDWGLAEFYHPGQEYNVRVASRYFKGPELLVDYQMYDYSLDMWSLGCMLASMIFRKEPFFHGHDNYDQLVRIAKVLGTEELYAYLDKYNIELDPRFNDILTRHSRKRWERFVHTDNQHLISPEALDFLDKLLRYDHYERLTAREAMDHPYFLALANVTNAASNST, from the coding sequence ATGACATTGCCGAGTGCTGCACGAGTCTACGCGGATGTTAATTCTCATAAACCGCGTGAATATTGGGATTATGAAAACTACGTTGTCGATTGGGCGAATCAGGATGACTATCAATTGGTGCGAAAATTGGGCCGGGGCAAGTATAGCGAGGTATTCGAGGCAATCAATGTGACCAACAATGAAAAGTGTGTGGTGAAAATTCTGAAACcagtgaagaagaagaaaatcaaacgtgagatcaaaattttggaaaatctcAGAGGTGGAACAAATATAATTACGCTGTTGGCGGTTGTTAAGGATCCAGTGTCACGCACTCCGGCCCTAATCTTCGAGCATGTCAATAATACGGATTTTAAACAGCTGTATCAAACGCTCAACGACTACGATATTCGTTACTATTTATACGAGTTGTTGAAGGCATTGGACTACTGCCATAGTATGGGAATCATGCACCGCGATGTGAAGCCACACAACGTGATGATCGATCATGAGAATAGAAAGCTACGTTTAATCGATTGGGGACTAGCTGAATTTTATCATCCCGGCCAGGAATACAATGTCCGGGTGGCCAGCCGATATTTCAAGGGACCCGAACTACTAGTTGATTACCAAATGTACGATTATTCATTGGACATGTGGTCATTGGGCTGTATGCTTGCGTCGATGATATTCCGCAAAGAACCGTTTTTCCACGGTCACGATAACTACGACCAACTGGTTCGCATCGCTAAGGTTTTAGGCACCGAAGAGCTGTACGCATATTTGGACAAATATAATATTGAGCTCGATCCACGTTTTAACGATATATTGACGCGACATTCGCGCAAACGATGGGAACGTTTCGTTCACACAGACAACCAGCATTTGATATCACCAGAAGCATTAGACTTTCTTGATAAGCTACTTCGTTACGATCACTACGAACGTTTGACAGCCCGTGAGGCCATGGACCATCCATATTTCTTGGCATTGGCCAATGTAACGAATGCCGCTTCAAATTCAACTTAA